The nucleotide sequence CGCGGCGTATCTGGCCGAAGTAGACGCCCTGTGGCCTACTCTCACCGAAACGGCCCGCCTGCTGGGCGTGCGCCTCACCGGGGTGGCGGGCCAGCCCTTTTACAAGCTGATTCTGCACCGCCACGATGGCTTAGTGTGGGTGGAAGGCGAGCCGGTGGCCGAAGCCGGCAACAATGCCTTCGACCTGCCCGCCCTCAACCTGACCATGGGCCAGCTGCTGGCCGCCGACAGCGTGCTCGAATGCTGCCAGATTGCGGCTGAGCAGGTACAGGCCCTCACCGGCTTCGACCGGGTGGCCATCTACCGGTTTGCGCCCGACGACAGCGGCGAGGTGATTGCCGAAGCCATCCGCCCCGACCTGGCCCCGTGGCTGGGGCTGCGCTACCCGGCCTCCGACATTCCGCGGCAGGCCCGGGCCATGTACCTCAAAAACTGGCTGCGCTTCATTCCCGATGCCCGCTACCAGCCCGTGCCGCTGGTGCCCACCCTGCGCCCCGGCGCCTCCCGCCCCCCCGACATGACCTACGCCGTGCTGCGGAGCGTGTCGCCCATCCATCTGGAGTACCTGCACAACCTGGGCTCGGCCGCCACCATGACCATTTCCCTGATCCGGGAAGGCGCGCTGTGGGGCATGATTACCTGCCACCACGAAACGCCGCGGCTGGTAAGCTACGAGCTGCGCGAGCTGTGCCAATTCATCGGCAAAACCCTGTCGATGCTGCTCAGGTCAAAGGAGCAGCAGGACGAGCAAAGCTACCGGCAGCATGTGCGGGAGCACCAAGCCCGTTTGTTCGAGCTGGTCACGGTCGACAGCAGCTTCACAACCGAGCTGGCGCACTACACGCCCACGTTGCTGGACATGTTCCGGTGCGGCGGCGCGGCCATCTGCTACGGCGGCGAAATAACCCGCCTGGGCCAGACGCCCGATGAGCCCCAGATAGCCGCCCTGGTAGCCTGGCTCGATGCGCACAACCGCCAGCCCATTTTTCACACAGATTCCTACCCCCGGTTGAACCCAGCTGGCCGCGACATCCGGGAAACGGCCAGCGGCATCCTGGCCATTTCCCTGTCGCAGGCGCCGGGCGAGTACATCCTCTGGTTCCGCCCCGAGCAGGTGCAGACCGTAACCTGGGCCGGCCGCCACGAAAAACCCGTCACGCTGGCCGACGGGCAGGTATTTCTGTCGCCGCGCCAGTCGTTTGAGGCCTGGAAGCAGCTGGTGGAAGAAACGGCCGCGCCCTGGCAGTCGTTTGAGCTGGAAGCCGCCGCCGCCGTCCGGCAGCACATTTCCGATGTACGCCTGAAGCGGTTTCAGGCCCTGGAGCAGCACGCCACCGACCTGGCCCGCCTCAACACCGAGCTGGAGCGCAGCAACGAAGAGCTGGACTCGTTTGCCTACGTGGCCTCCCACGACCTCAAGGAGCCACTGCGGGGCATCCACAACTACGCGCTGTTTCTGCTGGAAGACTACGCCGACGTGCTGGACGCGGAAGGCGTCAGCAAGCTTCAGACGCTGGTCCGGCTCAGCCAGCGCATGGAAGGCCTCATCGAGTCGCTGCTGCAGCTCTCCCGCGTGGGCCGCCTCGACCTGAGCCTGGAGGAAGTGTCGCTGGCGGAGGTGCTGGCGGCGGTGGTGGATCTGCTGTATCCACGCATCGCCGAAACCGGCACCACGGTGCACGTGCTCGACAACCTGCCCACCGTGCGCGCCGACCGGGTGCGCCTGCAGGAGCTGTTCAACAACCTGCTGACCAACGCCATGCGCTACAACCTCTCGGAGCAGAAGTTTGTGGAGATTGGCCAGGCGCCCGACACCGCACGCGGCCCCCAGGGCACCGGCGACACGGCCGACTACCACGTATTTTACGTACGCGACAATGGCATCGGCATTGCCCGCAAACACCACGAAAGCATCTTCCGGATTTTCAAGCGTCTGCACGCGCAGGACAAATTTGAGGGCGGTACCGGAGCGGGCCTGGCCATTGCCAGAAAAATGGTGGAAAAGCACGATGGCGAGCTGTGGGTGGAGTCTGAGCTAGGGCAAGGCGCTACTTTTTATTTTTCGATTTCCAAGCACCTGTAAATGAAAGCCTCTCCTTTTGCTCCCATCCTGATTGTCGACGACAATGCGGAAGATTTTACGGCCCTGAACCGGGCCTTCCGCAAAAACGACGTGCGCCACCCGGTGGTGCGGTGCGAAGACGGCGACCAGGCCCTGGAATACCTGCAGGGCTACGGCCGCCACCCGGCCTGGCCCAGTGTGCTGCCCAGCATCATCCTGCTCGATCTGAATATGCCTGGCACCGACGGCCAGGCAGTGCTATCCGTGCTCAAGCACGACGCCGTGCTGCGCACCATCCCGGTTATCGTTTTCACGACTTCCGCCAATATCCGCGACATTGCCGAGTGCTACCGCCTGGGGGCCAACAGCTACCTGACCAAGCCCATCGAATACCACATGCTGGAAGAAAAAATAGGGCTTATTGCCCGGTATTGGCTGGATTCGTCTGAACTATATCCTGTTAGCTAGCGCACTGTGAAGCGTATTCTGCTCATCGACGACAACCCCGAAGACCGGATGCTGTACCGGCGCTATCTGGGCCAGCAGGTAGGCCACGAGCGGCTGGAAATTGCCGAAGCCTCCTCGGGCGAAGACGGCCTTGAGCTGTTCCGCCAGCTCCGCCCCGATTGCATCCTGCTCGACTACAACCTGCCTGACACCGACGGCTTGGACATGCTCACGCAGCTAAGCCAGCTGGCCCCGCCCGAAACCCTGTGCGTGGTGATGATTACGGGCGGCGGCAACGAGTCCATTGCGGTGCGGGCCCTCAACAACGGCGCCCTCGACTACCTCGTCAAGCAGCACTTCGACCGGGAGCTGCTCTACAAAACGGTGGTCTACGCCATCGAGAAAAACGAGTGGCGGCAGTACCAGAACCGCTACCATGCCGAAATCCAGACCATGAACCGCCAGCTGCGCGACTCGCTGGCGGAGCTGACCCACACCCGGCAGGCCCTGCACAGCAAGAACGCCGAGCTGACGGCCGCCAACGACCAGATAACGGCGCGCAACCAGCAGCTGGCCCGCAGCAACCAGGACCTGGACAACTTCGTGTACGCCGCCAGCCACGACCTCAAGCAGCCCGTCAACAACCTGCAGGGCCTGTTTGAGGAGCTGCGCCGCACCGCCGTGGTGCAGGAGCCCGATGCGGCTACCATCATGCGCCTGCTGGAAGAGTCGCTGCACAGCCTGTCCACCACCATCAACGACCTGGCCGCCGTGGTGCAGGAGCAGCGGCCAGCCAGTCCACCCGTCAGCGAGTCGGTCAACCTGGCCGAGCTCACGGCCGATGTTATGCAGGCCCTGCGCCCACAGATCTTAACCACGCGGGCACGCATCAGCACCGATTTTTCGGCCCTGACGCAGCTGCAGTACGTCCGGATCAACCTGCGAACCATTCTGCTCAACCTATTGGGCAACGCGCTGAAATACCGCCACCCCGCCCGGCCCCCGCACATACAGCTGCGGGCGTATCAGGACGGCGGGCAGCCGGTGCTGGAAGTGCAGGACAATGGCCTGGGCCTCAATCTGGAGCGCCACGGGGCCGAGCTGTTTCATCTCTTCCGGCGCTTCCACCCGCAGACGGCAGAGGGTACCGGGGTCGGTCTGTTTCTGGTCAACCGGCTGGTGGAAGGGCCTGGCGGCCACATCGAAGTGGAAAGCCAGGAAGACTGCGGCACCACGTTCCGGCTGTTTCTGCAGAACGACAGCCAGGCATAACCCGCTGGTGCTACCGGCTCACCGCACCAATAAGCTCAGCGCCTGCGAGGAAAAAAAGCAGAACGCCCAGCTATAAGTTAAAAAAATAACACGCTAGATAATAGCGCGTTACCCATATCAGTTAAAACCGACGCTGCAGGATTTCGCTTAGCACGAAAGCAGCCCGCAGGTCGGCCGGATTGCGCAGCAGATCGGTGACGGTGGCCCGGGCGGGCTCCTGGGCGCGGGCCTGCTGGCGGGTCCAATAGTCGGCGGGCTCGTGGGGGCGGCGGCTGGCGCGGGGCTGGCTGGCGGCCCGGCGCGCCTCGTGCAGCGGCACCTCCAGCGACCGGGCCTCCGGCGTGGTTTCCAGCGAAGCGGCCATCGGCTGGCGTTGTTCTAGGCTGCGGGCCGGGGCGGCCGTTTCACGCGGCAAAGGCCGGCCGGCCGGCGTCGTTTGCTCGGCCGCGGCCGGGGTGGCAGTAGCGGGACGGTTGCCGGCCTGCATCTGCTTCAGCAGTTCCTCAAACGAGGCGGCCGGCAACGGCGGCACCTGGCGCGTGCGCGGTGGGCGCTGCTGCTGCTCACGGGCCGTGGTAGCCCGGGCCTTCTGCACCATCCGCCAGATAAACACGCCCAACCCCAGCACTATCCAGAGCAATGTCTGCAGCTTTTCCATGATTTTGGCCTGAACAACTGGTTTAGGAAGGAACAGCAGGGCCGCGCCCTACTCACTTAGCGTACGCCTTTCTCTGGGAAGCGGCCCTGCTTGGTGCGGTAGAAGGCCTTGATTTCCTCCAGATCCTTCTCGTAGTCGCCGGTGGGCCAGAAGGCGGGGCCCACTCCGGCCTCCTTGTTTTTGTAATCGAGGTAGCCGAGCTGGATGGGCACCCCGGCCCCCACCGCGGCGTGGTAGAAGCCTTTGCGCCATTTGGGCTGGTACGAGCGGGTACCCTCGGGCGTAATCAGAATCACCAGCTCATCGTGTTCCTTAAACAGCTGCACCATACCATCTACGAGGCTGTTGTTGCGGCTGCGGTCTACGGCCAGGCCGCCCAGACCACGCACCAGCGCGCCCAATACCGGAATGGTGGTCCACTCCTTTTTGATGGTGAGCTTCACGTCCACGTCCATCAGAAAAAACGCGGCCCGCGCGAAGATGAAGTCCCAGTTGCTGGTGTGCGGCGCGGCAATCATCATGCTTTTCTTGATGTCGGCGGGCACCCGTGGCCCCAGCCGCCAGCCCGCTACCGCGAAAATGGCTTTGGAAATGTAGTACCAGAACGTAGAGGTTTTGCGAGCGGCCATGCAGAAAGAAGCGGAAATAAAGTGGTAGCGGCGGAATGCCGGAACTGCCGGAAGCCAAAACTAGGAAAATGTAAGGTAAGCCGCTTACTCCGGCTCTGGCGAATCGGCCGGCGCGGTTAGCAGCGCCCGCAGCGCCAGGGCCTGCGCCAGCGTGTAGCGGTAGCCGATATCGAACAGCTCCTGCCCGCGCCGGTAGTCCAGCGGGCGGTAGGCGCGCAGCTCCGGCGGCTCCAGCAGCAGCTGGCACTGCTGCTTGCTGAGGGTGCTGTTGGCTCCGATAATCAGGTTGAGGGTGCGTTCCACTAGGTTGCGGAAGCCTGTAATCCGCCCGCCCGTGTTGGTAGGAATGCAGTTGACGGCCACCACCGGCCAGCCCCGGCCCAGCAGCGCATCCACGGGCAGGTTGTTAAGCAGGCCCCCATCGGCCAGCTGCCGGCCCTGGTACTCAATGGGCCGGTACAGCACCGGCACCGCCGACGAGCCCAGCAGCGGCGGAATCAGCAGGCCCTGCGAAAAATGCACCGACGCCCCGGCCGTCAGGTCGGTGGCCACCAGCGTCAGGGGCAGGCGCAGGCTCTCGAAGGTGCAGCCGGCCCCCAGATGCCGGGCAAATAGCGCCTCCACCGCCCCCAGTTGCAGCAGCCCGTAACGGCTGAAAGCCATCCGGGTGAGCCGCGTGATGCTGACGCCCATAAACAGCTGCAGAATCTCGCGGGGCGCAAACCCGGCCGCGTAAAACGCCCCTACAATGGCCCCCGACGATACGCCGGCCAGCGCCGCTACCGGCAGCGCCAGCTCGTCGAGGGCGGCCAGCACGCCCAGGTGGGCCAAGCCGCGCGCCCCTCCCCCCGACAAGGCCAAAGCCAGGCCGGGAGGCGTTGCTGAAGGTTGGCTGGTGCTTATTGGCTTCTCGGTCAGTGTCACGGTGCCGGTAGTGCTAGTATCAACTCACAACGAAAACCCACTGCCAAAAGGCGAAAAACGACCTTACAGATCCGACAGTTTGAACGTATCGGCCAGACGCACGCCTTTTTCGGTGTGCTGCACCGTGCAGCACTCGTGGGCGGCATCGTGCTCCAGCACCAGCACCCAGTTTTCGTCGGCGGCGCGGCGCAGCACCTGCTCCTTTTCGGTGAGGGTCTGCAGGGGGCGCACGTCGTAGCCCATCACGTAGGGCAGCGGAATGTGGGCGGCGCTGGGCAGCAGGTCGGCCATGAAGGCCAGTTTGCTGCCTTTGTAGTCGAGCAGCGGCACCATCATCTTTTCGGTATGGCCGTCGGCGAAGATGATTTCCCGCACAGCGCCCAGTTCAGCCGGCACATCGGCGGCCGAATCAATAAAGCGCAGGTGGCCGCTTTCCTGGATGGGCAGAATGTTTTCCTTCAGAAAGCTGGCTTTTTCGCGGGCGTTAGGCGTCACGGCCCAGTCCCAGTGGCTTTGGTTGCTCCAATAGGTGGCGTTCGGGAAGGCCAGCTCCAACTGGCCGGCAGCCGTGCGCACCACCGAGCCGCCGCAGTGGTCGAAGTGCAGGTGCGTCAGCAGCACGTCGGTGATATCCGCCGAGGTGTAGCCCAGGCGGCGCAGCGACTTTTCCAGCGTGTCGTCGCCGTGCAGGTAGAAATGGCCCCGGAACTTCTCGTCCTGCTTCTCCCCGATGCCGTTGTCAATCAGCAGCAGCCGGCCGTTGTCTTCCACCAGCAGGCAGCGCATGGCCCAGGTGCACATGTTGTTGGCGTCGGCGGGCACCAGCTTCTGCCACATGCTTTTGGGCACCACGCCAAACATGGCGCCGCCATCGAGTTTAAACAGGCCGGTATCGAGGGTATGAACGGTCATGGGAATTGGGTTGGGAGGGATTCAGTAGGCGAATAAATGAAAAAAGCACGTCATGCCGAGCGGAGCGAAGCATCCCGCCAGTGTAGTAACTGATTGTACCACACTGGCGAGATGCTTCGCTCCGCTCGGCATGACGTGCTTTGGGTGCTTGTGTTCTACTCCAGCACCACGCCCATCGCCGAGAACTTGTCGATGCGCTGGCTGATGCGCTCCTCGTGGGGCAGGGCTTCCAGCTCGTCGAGGGTTTTGAGGATGGTTTTCTTCAGGGTTTTAATCATGGCGGCCGTGTCGGTGTGGGCGCCACCCAGGGGCTCCTTCACGATGCCGTCCACAAGCTTGTTGCCCAGCATATCGGTGGCCGTGAGCTTGAGGGCCTCGGCGGCCTGCTCCTTGTAGTCCCAGCTGCGCCACAGAATGCTGCTGCACGACTCCGGCGAAATCACCGAGTACCAGGTGTTTTCCAGCATCAGCACCCGGTCGCCGATGGCAATACCCAGGGCCCCGCCCGAAGCACCTTCGCCGATGATGATGCAGATGACGGGCACCTTCAGCAGGAACATTTCCTTGAGGTTGCGGGCAATGGCCTCGCCCTGCCCCCGCTCCTCGGCCTCGAGGCCCGGAAACGCGCCGGGCGTGTCAATCAGCGTCACGATGGGCTTGCCGAACTTCTCGGCCAGCTTCATCAGGCGCAGGGCCTTGCGGTAGCCTTCGGGGTTGGGCATGCCGAAATTGCGCATCTGCCGCTGCTTGGTGTTGCGGCCCTTCTGCTGGCCAATGAACATCACCGAGCGGCCGTCGATTTCAGCGAAGCCGCCCACCATGGCCTTGTCGTCGCCCACGGTCCGGTCGCCGTGCAGCTCTACAAACTTCTCAGTCATGCCCTCAATGTAGTCGAGGGTGTAAGGCCGTTCGGGGTGGCGCGAGAGCTGCACGCGCTGCCAGCGGGTCAGGTTGGCGTAGGTTTCCTTTTTAAGGGTCTTGATTTTGGCTTCGAGGGCCGCTACGGCATCCGAAACGTCCACCTGGCTATCGAGCGCCAGCTGTTGCATTTCACGGAGCTTGCCTTCGAGCACGGCAATTGGTTGTTCAAAATCGAGGAGCATTGCCACGGCAGAATGCGTCAGGTTTGCAAAGTGAGAGAAGAAAGCAAAGGTAAGCGAAGCCATGCACACGGCGCACTGCCAGCTGCCGCGGATTTTTGCATTTTTTTTCTCCCTGATAAACAGGCGTCAACACCCGCGTCCGGAAGTTTTTCGCACTTTTTTACCCAGGCCTATTGTGCAGTCCAATCCGGCCCCCTACTTTTGCATCATCAAAACGGAAACGACACATGGTCTGCCCCGCATTGAGAACTGGTTCGGTAGTTCAGTTGGTTAGAATGCCGCCCTGTCACGGCGGAGGTCGCGGGTTCGAGTCCCGTCCGGACCGCAAAGGCCCTTCAGAGAAATCTGGAGGGCCTTTTGCTTTTTCTGGCTTCTCGGTTTGAACGATGTAGAGACGCGACACCTCGCGTCTCGTGGTTGCTGACGTTGAAGCTGTTTAGGAAACAACAGCACGTCATGCAGAGCGCAGCGAAGCATGACGTGCTGTTGATTTTCAAGTTGCTATTGAAGCAATTCCGCTGTGTAGCTGGCGTGGTTCCAGTCGTTCAACGGGGAGACGCAAAATATTGCGTCTCTACATCGTGATGGCGGCGCAGAGTCAATCGTTCAACGAGGAGATGCGAATACGCGTCTCTACACGGCCGGCGGATTTTATTTGGTTGGCGGTAGGCTTGCTGCGGTGCGTGGCGCATCTTTACCCTTGTGAAAATTCTGCTGCTCGTCTGCGTTCTGGTGGGTTCGGCTCTGGTGGGCCGGGCGGAGCCGACGGCGCCTTCTCCCCTGCTGCGCAACCTGCAAACGGCTCTGGCCCACAAAACCCGCTACGACCAGCAGCGGCAGCAGCGCATTGCGGTGCTCACGGCCGCCTTCCGGGCCTCGCCGGCCAACCCGGAGGCCCGTTTCGGGCTGGGGCTGCGCATTTACGAGGAATATAAGGCGTTTCAGTACGACTCGGCGTTTGTGTACAGCCAGCAGCTTACCCGGCTGGCCCGGCAGCTGGATAGCCCCGAGAAAACCGAGCTGGCCCGGCTGAAGCTGGCGTTTATCCTGCTGTCTTCGGGCATGTTCAAGGAAACCTTCGAGGAGCTGAACCGCATCCGGCCGGCCTACCTGAGCCGGGCCGACCGGCAGGAGTTCTACTTCCTGCAGGCGCGCGCCTACAGCGACCTGGGCGACTTCAACCACGACCAGGTGTACCGCCCCGCCTACCACACCCAGGCCCTGGCCTACGCCGATTCGGCGCTGCGCTACAGCCGGCCGGGCTCCTACGAGCAGCTGTCGGTGCAGCAGTTCCGGGCCGTGAAAACCGGGCAGCTGGCGCAGGGCGCGGCGTTGTACCGGCGCATCCGGCAGCTGCCCGGGCTCACGCTGCACCAGCTGGCGGTGAGTGCCAGCACCACGGCCTACATCTACACCCTGCAGGGGCAGGAAGACCGGGCGTTTGCCCTGCTGCTGGAGTCGGCGGCGGCCGATGTGAAATCGGCTACCAAGGAAACGGTGGCGCTGTTTCAGCTCTCGGAGTACTGCTACCGCCGCGGCGACCTGGAAAACGCCTACGCCTTTATTAAGGAGGCGCGGGCCCAGGCCACGTTTTATAAGGCCCGGCAGCGGCAGCTTGAAATCAGCCACATTTCCTCGGTGATTGAGGGGCAGAAAATCACCATCATTGAGCAGCAGCGCCGCTCGTTGCGGCTCTACGCCGGGGCCGTGACGCTGCTGGCGGTGGTGGTGGCGGCGTTTATCGGGGTGATTTGGCGGCAGCTGCGCAAGCTGCAGCGGGCCGGGGAGCTGATTTCGGCCACCAACCACGCCCTGCAGGAGCGCAACGAGGAGCTGGCCCGGCTGAATACGGGCCTGCACGAGGCCAGCCAGATCAAGCAGGAGTATATCGGCTACTACTTCCACAACAATTCCCGCCTGCTCGACCGGCTCGAAACCCTCAAGCAGGCCCTCGATACCCAGCTGGCCGGCAAGCAGTACGGGGCCGTGCAGAAGCTGGTGAGCGGCCTCAACATCCGGCAGCAGCGGCAGGAGCTGCTGCGCGGCTTCGACGCGGTGTTTCTGCGGCTGTTCCCGCAGTTCATCCCGCAGTTCA is from Hymenobacter yonginensis and encodes:
- a CDS encoding ATP-binding protein, yielding MAQSSVSYFDENLLASDITLTNCDREPIHIPGLIQPYGFLLCLDEHTRRIVQTSANVEPVLGLAPPALLGAGLELLLDAAYLAEVDALWPTLTETARLLGVRLTGVAGQPFYKLILHRHDGLVWVEGEPVAEAGNNAFDLPALNLTMGQLLAADSVLECCQIAAEQVQALTGFDRVAIYRFAPDDSGEVIAEAIRPDLAPWLGLRYPASDIPRQARAMYLKNWLRFIPDARYQPVPLVPTLRPGASRPPDMTYAVLRSVSPIHLEYLHNLGSAATMTISLIREGALWGMITCHHETPRLVSYELRELCQFIGKTLSMLLRSKEQQDEQSYRQHVREHQARLFELVTVDSSFTTELAHYTPTLLDMFRCGGAAICYGGEITRLGQTPDEPQIAALVAWLDAHNRQPIFHTDSYPRLNPAGRDIRETASGILAISLSQAPGEYILWFRPEQVQTVTWAGRHEKPVTLADGQVFLSPRQSFEAWKQLVEETAAPWQSFELEAAAAVRQHISDVRLKRFQALEQHATDLARLNTELERSNEELDSFAYVASHDLKEPLRGIHNYALFLLEDYADVLDAEGVSKLQTLVRLSQRMEGLIESLLQLSRVGRLDLSLEEVSLAEVLAAVVDLLYPRIAETGTTVHVLDNLPTVRADRVRLQELFNNLLTNAMRYNLSEQKFVEIGQAPDTARGPQGTGDTADYHVFYVRDNGIGIARKHHESIFRIFKRLHAQDKFEGGTGAGLAIARKMVEKHDGELWVESELGQGATFYFSISKHL
- a CDS encoding response regulator, which translates into the protein MKASPFAPILIVDDNAEDFTALNRAFRKNDVRHPVVRCEDGDQALEYLQGYGRHPAWPSVLPSIILLDLNMPGTDGQAVLSVLKHDAVLRTIPVIVFTTSANIRDIAECYRLGANSYLTKPIEYHMLEEKIGLIARYWLDSSELYPVS
- a CDS encoding sensor histidine kinase: MKRILLIDDNPEDRMLYRRYLGQQVGHERLEIAEASSGEDGLELFRQLRPDCILLDYNLPDTDGLDMLTQLSQLAPPETLCVVMITGGGNESIAVRALNNGALDYLVKQHFDRELLYKTVVYAIEKNEWRQYQNRYHAEIQTMNRQLRDSLAELTHTRQALHSKNAELTAANDQITARNQQLARSNQDLDNFVYAASHDLKQPVNNLQGLFEELRRTAVVQEPDAATIMRLLEESLHSLSTTINDLAAVVQEQRPASPPVSESVNLAELTADVMQALRPQILTTRARISTDFSALTQLQYVRINLRTILLNLLGNALKYRHPARPPHIQLRAYQDGGQPVLEVQDNGLGLNLERHGAELFHLFRRFHPQTAEGTGVGLFLVNRLVEGPGGHIEVESQEDCGTTFRLFLQNDSQA
- a CDS encoding 1-acyl-sn-glycerol-3-phosphate acyltransferase, whose product is MAARKTSTFWYYISKAIFAVAGWRLGPRVPADIKKSMMIAAPHTSNWDFIFARAAFFLMDVDVKLTIKKEWTTIPVLGALVRGLGGLAVDRSRNNSLVDGMVQLFKEHDELVILITPEGTRSYQPKWRKGFYHAAVGAGVPIQLGYLDYKNKEAGVGPAFWPTGDYEKDLEEIKAFYRTKQGRFPEKGVR
- a CDS encoding patatin-like phospholipase family protein, whose protein sequence is MTLTEKPISTSQPSATPPGLALALSGGGARGLAHLGVLAALDELALPVAALAGVSSGAIVGAFYAAGFAPREILQLFMGVSITRLTRMAFSRYGLLQLGAVEALFARHLGAGCTFESLRLPLTLVATDLTAGASVHFSQGLLIPPLLGSSAVPVLYRPIEYQGRQLADGGLLNNLPVDALLGRGWPVVAVNCIPTNTGGRITGFRNLVERTLNLIIGANSTLSKQQCQLLLEPPELRAYRPLDYRRGQELFDIGYRYTLAQALALRALLTAPADSPEPE
- a CDS encoding MBL fold metallo-hydrolase; translation: MTVHTLDTGLFKLDGGAMFGVVPKSMWQKLVPADANNMCTWAMRCLLVEDNGRLLLIDNGIGEKQDEKFRGHFYLHGDDTLEKSLRRLGYTSADITDVLLTHLHFDHCGGSVVRTAAGQLELAFPNATYWSNQSHWDWAVTPNAREKASFLKENILPIQESGHLRFIDSAADVPAELGAVREIIFADGHTEKMMVPLLDYKGSKLAFMADLLPSAAHIPLPYVMGYDVRPLQTLTEKEQVLRRAADENWVLVLEHDAAHECCTVQHTEKGVRLADTFKLSDL
- a CDS encoding acetyl-CoA carboxylase carboxyltransferase subunit alpha, whose amino-acid sequence is MLLDFEQPIAVLEGKLREMQQLALDSQVDVSDAVAALEAKIKTLKKETYANLTRWQRVQLSRHPERPYTLDYIEGMTEKFVELHGDRTVGDDKAMVGGFAEIDGRSVMFIGQQKGRNTKQRQMRNFGMPNPEGYRKALRLMKLAEKFGKPIVTLIDTPGAFPGLEAEERGQGEAIARNLKEMFLLKVPVICIIIGEGASGGALGIAIGDRVLMLENTWYSVISPESCSSILWRSWDYKEQAAEALKLTATDMLGNKLVDGIVKEPLGGAHTDTAAMIKTLKKTILKTLDELEALPHEERISQRIDKFSAMGVVLE
- a CDS encoding DUF6377 domain-containing protein, which codes for MKILLLVCVLVGSALVGRAEPTAPSPLLRNLQTALAHKTRYDQQRQQRIAVLTAAFRASPANPEARFGLGLRIYEEYKAFQYDSAFVYSQQLTRLARQLDSPEKTELARLKLAFILLSSGMFKETFEELNRIRPAYLSRADRQEFYFLQARAYSDLGDFNHDQVYRPAYHTQALAYADSALRYSRPGSYEQLSVQQFRAVKTGQLAQGAALYRRIRQLPGLTLHQLAVSASTTAYIYTLQGQEDRAFALLLESAAADVKSATKETVALFQLSEYCYRRGDLENAYAFIKEARAQATFYKARQRQLEISHISSVIEGQKITIIEQQRRSLRLYAGAVTLLAVVVAAFIGVIWRQLRKLQRAGELISATNHALQERNEELARLNTGLHEASQIKQEYIGYYFHNNSRLLDRLETLKQALDTQLAGKQYGAVQKLVSGLNIRQQRQELLRGFDAVFLRLFPQFIPQFNALFQPEDQFHLPEDQLLSTELRIFALIRLGIQDSEQISRMLGYSINTIYTYKTRVKNRSIVPNEEFEARIMAIEAV